One segment of Polypterus senegalus isolate Bchr_013 chromosome 8, ASM1683550v1, whole genome shotgun sequence DNA contains the following:
- the pmpcb gene encoding mitochondrial-processing peptidase subunit beta, translating into MAASFACLLKTFGRKAVWKGLTNSRYAGRPIFGINRWRSTQAASQVVLNVPETKLTSLENGLRVASEDSGLTTCTVGLWIDAGSRYENEKNNGTAHFLEHMAFKGTKKRSQLDLELEIENMGSHLNAYTSREQTVYYAKAFSKDLPRAVEILADIIQNSTLGEAEIERERGVILREMQEVETNLQEVVFDYLHATAYQSTALGRTILGPTENIKSINRNDLVEYITTHYKGPRIVLAAAGGVSHSELIDLAKYHFGNLPSTYKGDAPALPPCRFTGSEIRVRDDKMPLAHIAISIEAVGWSHPDTIPLMVANTLIGNWDRSFGGGVNLSSKLAQMACQGNLCHSFQSFNTCYTDTGLWGLYMVCEPNTIEDMMHFTQREWMRLCTSVTESEVVRAKNLLKTNMLLQLDGSTPICEDIGRQMLCYGRRIPLPELEARIEAINSKTIREVCSKYIYDKCPAIAAVGPIEQLPDYNRIRSGMYWLRT; encoded by the exons ATGGCggcttcttttgcatgtttgctgAAAACATTTGGCAGAAAAGCAGTCTGGAAAGGTTTAACAAACTCCCGATATGCTGGCAGA cccatttTTGGAATCAACAGATGGCGATCTACACAAGCAGCAAGTCAGGTGGTTTTAAATGTTCCAGAAACCAAACTGACATCATTGGAAAATGGACTGCGGGTGGCCTCTGAAGATTCAGGTCTCACAACCTGCACG GTTGGGCTTTGGATAGATGCTGGGAGTCGGTATGAAAATGAGAAGAACAATGGAACAGCTCATTTTTTGGAGCACATGGCTTTCAAG GGCACAAAGAAACGTTCACAACTGGACCTTGAGCTTGAAATTGAGAATATGGGTTCTCATTTAAATGCCTATACATCCAGAGAACAAACTGTTTATTATGCTAAGGCATTCTCCAAAGACCTACCTAGAG CTGTGGAAATACTGGCAGATATTATCCAGAACAGTACCCTGGGAGAAGCTGAGATTGAACGTGAGCGAGGGGTTATACTTCGAGAGATGCAGGAAGTTGAGACAAACCTGCAGGAAGTTGTTTTTGATTATCTTCATGCAACAGCCTATCAGAGCACTGCTCTGGGTCGTACAATACTTGGGCCAACTGAAAATATTAA ATCTATAAATCGGAATGATCTTGTGGAATACATCACAACACACTACAAAGGGCCTCGGATTGTATTGGCTGCTGCTGGTG gtGTATCTCACAGTGAGCTGATTGATCTTGCCAAGTATCACTTTGGTAATTTACCTTCAACATATAAAGGTGATGCTCCAGCCCTTCCTCCATGCAGATTCACAGGAAGTGAG ATTCGCGTCAGAGATGACAAGATGCCTTTGGCTCACATTGCCATATCCATAGAAGCCGTTGGCTGGTCTCACCCTGACACAATTCCTCTAATGGTAGCTAATACACTCATTGGAAACTGGGACCGATCGTTTGGAGGTGGTGTG AATTTGTCCAGCAAACTGGCCCAGATGGCCTGTCAAGGAAACTTGTGCCATAGTTTCCAGTCCTTTAACACTTGTTACACCGACACTGGACTCTGGGGTCTATATATGGTCTGTGAGCCAAATACCATTGAGGATATGATGCACTTTACTCAGAGAGAATG gATGCGCCTTTGCACAAGTGTTACTGAAAGTGAAGTTGTAAGGGCCAagaaccttttaaaaacaaatatgctATTACAACTTGATG GATCCACTCCTATCTGTGAAGATATAGGCCGACAGATGTTGTGTTATGGTCGCAGAATTCCACTTCCCGAACTTGAAGCTAGAATTGAG GCAATAAACTCTAAAACCATTAGAGAAGTGTGTTCTAAATACATTTATGATAAATGCCCAGCAATAGCAGCCGTTG gtCCTATAGAACAGCTTCCGGACTACAACAGAATTCGAAGTGGGATGTATTGGCTACGAacctaa